From a single Pelodiscus sinensis isolate JC-2024 chromosome 4, ASM4963464v1, whole genome shotgun sequence genomic region:
- the LOC102446911 gene encoding olfactory receptor 5F1-like, translating to MSLQNHTAVSEFMLSGFMNLPMLQVPLFIVFLVIYVITAVGNLGMIVLVKVDPQLHTPMYFFLSNLSFTDFCYSSSVTPKALENFLSARKAISFAGCFVQMYVFIAMATTECILFALMAYDRYVAICNPLLYTAVMTEKFCLKMAAGAYTVGFLNSMVHTVFTSTLSFCRSNVIDHFFCESLPLLKLSCSDTHINESVIFICAGLNMVGTLLIILSSYTCILTTILRIRSAESRRKVFSTCTSHLMAVVLFYGTMIFIYLRPSSSYSHDQDQVASVFYTVVIPMLNPLIYSLRNKEVRDALRRAMGWKMFPQLLLMGL from the coding sequence ATGTCTCTTCAGAATCACACGGCGGTGTCTGAGTTCATGCTTTCAGGATTTATGAACCTTCCAATGCTGCAAGTCCCCCTTTTCATTGTGTTCTTGGTGATTTATGTAATCACGGCGGTGGGGAATCTTGGGATGATCGTGTTAGTCAAAGTGGATCCTCAACTCCACACCCCAATGTACTTCTTCCTCAGTAACTTGTCCTTCACCGACTTCTGCTATTCCTCGTCTGTCACTCCCAAAGCTCTGGAGAATTTCCTGTCAGCAAGAAAAGCCATTTCCTTCGCTGGATGCTTTGTGCAAATGTATGTGTTTATTGCTATGGCCACTACGGAGTGTATCCTCTTTGCATTAATGGCTTACGACCGCTATGTGGCTATCTGTAATCCCCTGCTCTACACAGCCGTTATGACTGAGAAATTCTGTCTCAAGATGGCAGCGGGTGCGTACACGGTGGGTTTCTTGAATTCCATGGTACACACCGTATTCACAAGCACTTTGTCCTTCTGCCGCTCCAACGTCATTGATCATTTCTTCTGCGAAAGCCTCCCTCTCCTCAAGCTCTCTTGCTCCGACACCCATATCAATGAGAGTGTCATTTTCATTTGTGCGGGGCTAAACATGGTGGGCACCCTGCTGATAATCCTGAGCTCTTACACGTGCATTCTCACCACCATCCTGAGGATCCGCTCTGCTGAGAGCAGGCGCAAGGTCTTCTctacctgcacctcccacctgatGGCTGTTGTTTTGTTCTACGGCACGATGATCTTTATATATTTACGACCCAGCTCCAGCTACTCCCATGATCAAGACCAGGTGGCCTCCGTGTTCTATACAGTGGTTATCCCCATGCTGAACCCCCtaatctacagcctgaggaacaaggaggtgaGGGACGCCCTGAGGAGAGCGATGGGGTGGAAAATGTTTCCTCAGTTACTGTTAATGGGTCTTTAA